A genomic region of Streptococcus suis contains the following coding sequences:
- a CDS encoding GNAT family N-acetyltransferase, which produces MIRPIEKGDLVVIREINAQSLGYDCSLEQTERQFFRCTSTLGHILLVYIDDISGTVQGYIHAQVYESLYSDTGLNILGLAVLPSHQGQGIGASLLKAVEQIAQKEGYHFIRLNSAESRLQAHLFYEKNGYHSDKMQKRFIKHI; this is translated from the coding sequence ATGATTCGTCCCATTGAGAAAGGTGACTTGGTAGTCATCCGAGAAATCAATGCTCAATCCTTAGGGTATGATTGTTCATTAGAACAAACTGAGCGACAGTTTTTTAGATGCACGAGCACATTGGGGCATATCTTATTGGTCTATATAGATGACATAAGTGGCACAGTGCAAGGCTACATTCACGCACAAGTCTATGAAAGTCTCTATTCGGATACAGGCCTCAATATTCTCGGACTAGCTGTTTTGCCTAGTCATCAAGGACAAGGGATTGGAGCAAGTCTGCTGAAAGCCGTTGAGCAAATTGCACAGAAAGAGGGCTACCATTTTATTCGCCTCAATTCTGCTGAAAGTCGTCTCCAAGCCCATCTTTTCTACGAAAAGAATGGCTATCACTCCGATAAAATGCAGAAACGTTTTATCAAGCACATTTAG